The Candidatus Manganitrophaceae bacterium genome segment TTCTCTTCGAAACAGAATCAGAGGCGCTCTCCTCGGAAGGAGGGGGAAGGAGGGAGGCCGGCTCCTCAGCCATCGCCGGGGAGGAGGTGTTTGAAGGGAACTCCTCCGCCGTTGCCTGGGTGGTGCCCAAGTAAAGCAATGTCATTGACATCAGCGCTGTTTTGAAAGCCATCTGTTTGAGGATCATCGCATCTCCCATTATTCGTTTGGGAGAAAGATAACAAATAATCGGCGATTGTCAAGGAAACCGGTTTTGAGAGAGGCCGTTCCCCCACCGGTTCGACATTGTTTTTCAAGAAAGAGATATGCTAACATGTTGGGCGTTTGACCTGAGTCTGAATATGAAGCTCCTGTTCCTTTTGACCGGTTTGATCCGTTGGGGTTGGCTCTTTTTTCTCTTGGGATGCAGCCAAGGGGAGACGATCCTCTCGATTACCTTCAGCACCCTCAACCCGGATGCGGTATATGTTGGAACAGCCGGGGGAGGATTCTATAAAAGTATCGACAGCGGCGTCACCTTCCAGCGGTTGACCGGCGGGCTGACCCGGTACAACATCACCTCCATTGCGGTGAACCCTTCCCTCTCAGCCGTCCTTTATGCCGGCTCGTTCGGCGACAGCATTTACCGAAGCGTGGACGGCGGCCGGAGCTGGATCATCATTAATAAAGGTTTGGACGACAATGTCGGTACCCAGGCGGTCAATGCGGTGGTCTCCGATCCCTTCATTGCGGAGATTCTCTATGTTGGCACGAACCATGGTGTTTACAAAAGCGGCGATGGCGGGGGAGAGTGGCAATCGGCAAATATGGGGATGGCAAATCGGTTTGTCATCACCCTGGCGATGGACCCTTCCAATCACAGCGTGCTCTTGGCCGGCACAAATGAGGGGATTTTTAAGACGGACGATGCGGCCAAGACCTGGCGGTTGGTCCATCCGGAAACAAAAAAATGGGCGGTGAATACGGTTGCTTTTGATAAAACCACTTCCGGGACCCTCTACGCCGGAACCAATCGAGGCTTTTTTAAGTCCACCGACGAAGGGGCAACCTGGCAGCTGCAAGATAAAGATCACTCAACCCGGTTTGTCTCCACAATTGCAATCCATCCGGCAAAACCCCATACCCTCTATATCGGCAATAACAACGGCGTTTATAAAAGCATCGACGGCGCAGAATCATGGGAGCCGCTTCCGTCGGCCCCGCACGGCGTGACCGTTTTGGCGGTTCATTCCCGTTCGCATCAGATCCTCTTTGCCGGGACGACAGCCGGCCTGTACCGAAGTGCCGATGAAGGAGCGCGTTGGAGCATTGTAAAGCTCCGTTGATATCAATTGTGAACCTTAAGCGCATGAAGCTTAAGCCGGAAGAGACTTTCAGCTTAACCGATGAAGGAGTCCGATTGACGACATTTTTAAATAATCGATCCTGGAAGTGGATTTTGATTGCCTTATATCTAGTCGGATGCACCCCTTCTCCTTCCGTCCCGCCTGCGGCTGTGCCTAATGTGCCGAGCGGATGGGAGATTCAAAAGAGTGGGGTCCAAACCGCGTTAGGGGGGATTTTCTTTCTCAATGCTCAACAAGGATGGCTCAGCGGAAACAAAGGAACGGTCCTTCATACCACGGATGGGGGACAACATTGGGCGCTCCAGGAGACAGGTACGGAGATCTTGCTCGCCTCCATTTTCTTCATTACTCCTGAAAGAGGTTGGGTGGTCGGAGAGAAGGGAGCGATCCTCTATACGACCGACGGGGGACAGAAGTGGACCGCTCAGGAGAGCGGACAGGTAAAGAAGAGCTTGATGCATGTCTTTTTCACCGACCCGGAGCATGGGTGGGTTGCCGGTGAGAAGGGATTGCTTCTCTCAACGACTGATGGCGGCCAACATTGGATCTCCACCGAGGTCCGGCCGGCGGTGGCGTTCAACTCGATCTATTTTGTCAACCAGAAACAGGGATGGATCTCCGGAGACGCAGGAAATATGTTTTATACGGAGGATGCCGGCGCCCATTGGGTTCGGCAAGAGACGGGGACCGATAAAGATCTCCATCGGGTCTTCTTCACCAAGCCCGAGATCGGTTGGGCGGTCGGTTCCGCCGGAATGATCATCCACACCACCGACGGTGGAAAGCACTGGGCGGCGCAAGAGAGCGCGGTTCCCACCTTTCTCTTGGGCCTCTTCTTCGCGAATGATCAGGTCGGCTGGGCCGTCGGCGCTGCAGGAACGATCATCCATACCAAAGATGGGGGCGCCACCTGGCAGCAGCAGACTTCGAAAACGATTGATTTTTTAATCAACGTCTTCTTTGTCAATCCCCAGGTAGGATGGGTGGTGGGGGTCAAAGGGATTATCCTCCATACCGAACGGGGAGGAGACCTTCCCCCGGAAGCCGTTCAATCCAAAGGGGAGGGCGAGGGGAAGCAATGAGCAGCGAGCCGATCGATCTCGAAGCAAAGTCAATGCGGTCTCTCAATGAAGGCTCTGAAGGTCGATCAAAAAGCGAGCGGTGCGATATTTGCGGGACGTCGATGCTCGATCTGCACTGTAAACTGATCTGCCGACAGTGCGGCTTCAAGCGCGACTGTTCCGATCCCTGAGCTTAGGTCTGCAACTTTCGGCCGAGGGTCTTCTCGACGCTGGCGATCTTGCCGGTGAGGCGGCCTGTTTTCCCCTTTCGATAGTCAATCTTGATGACCGTCGAAACCCGGTCACAATCTTCCTTCATCCGCTCCCAGCACGCCTTCACGACCCCCAAGACCTCATCCCAGGGCCCTTCAATCACGGTTCCCATCGGATTCAGTCGGTATTCCAGGCCGCTCTTATCGACGATCTCAAGGGATCTGGAGACGTACTCGCTCACACTCTCCCCTTGGGTCAGTGGAGACATGGAGAATTCCAGTAAGATGACCTCGTCCTTTTCTTTCTCGCTTGCCACGTTACCTCCTTTGCTAAAACTAAAGCTCAGACGCGCCTGCTATGTCTTCGGGAACACCTGGGTAAACGGTTTGACTTCATAGCGCGAGAAGACCCCCTCCGCCACGTAAGGGTCCGATTCCACCCACGAGACCGCCGCATCCAACGAATCGGCCTCAAAAACAATCAGAGTGCCTGTTTTGTCGGCGAAGGGACCGGCCAGAATTAACTTCTTTAATCCGCTTAATTCTTCCAGCCGCTCCAAATGGGCGGGACGCAGACGTTTCCTCAGCGCCATTCCCTCCGGCCCGTCAAGACCGATCATCACGAATAGCATGGTTTCTCCGGCGTTATCTTTAGTTTATTATAGACGCGTTCAGTCCCGATGATAAAACGGAAGGGGGGTGATTTTCGCCGGCCTCCTGATCTGATCGCTCTCCACCTCGACGGCGGTTTCCGGAGCCGCGATTTGAGGGCGCAGGTAGCCCATGGCGATCACCTTCTTCAAAAAGGGAGACCAGGTGCTGCTTGTGATCCACCCGAGCTCCTTCTCCCCTTGAAAGACCTTGTCGTTTTTTTTGGGAAGCGACGCTCCCTCGAGAACCAAACCGGTCAACTGTTTGTTGACATGGCCGTAGGTCTGAATGCGCGCCATGACCTCCTGACCGGGATAACACCCTTTGGTATAGCTGATCGCCTCGGGGCCGATTCCCGCTTCGATCGGGATGATATGCTCATCCATATCTATCCCGTAACGGGGTTTCCCCGCTTCGACGCGCGCGATCTCCAGAGCCGCTTGGCCGACTGGCACCGGGTGAAAGGCCGCACCCTCTGTAAAAAGGCGCCCCCAAAATGTCTCGAGCCCCTCAATCGGAAGGTAGAGGTGATAGTCCTCTCCGCCGGTGATGGAGCGTTTGATGCAGAGCAGCGGCGATCCCCCGGCTTCCGTTTGGAAAAAAGACTTCTCCTCCATCTCCGGAAGCGAGCCGAGCAGCAGCGCGAGGAGCGGGCGCGCCTGGGGACCTGAAACCAGCAGATGTCCCCAGGCGGGGGTCTCTATCTTCACTTGAGAGCGGAGCTTAAACCGCATCAGTTGCTCGAAGGTTTTCTTTGCATTGGTACCCTCCACCTCCATCACGATTGCGTCTGAAAGGGGATAGAGATAAAAATCGGAGAGAACCCTTCCTTTGGCGGTGAGCAGGGTGGCATACAGCCCCCGCTGCGGGGGAAGATTCGTTAGATCATTGCTGACCAGGTTTTGAAGGAAGGAAATCTGATCGCGCCCGCTGATCAGAAAGAGACCCTGAAAGGATAAATCGGCGATACCGACCCCTTCGCGGATGGAGCGGTATTCTGCAAGGGAATCTCCATAATCTGCGGGGAGTTCCCATTCTTCATGAATTAAAAGGCGGGCACCTCGCTGTTGGTGCAGGGCCTGTAAAGGGAGCGTTGGCATCGGTGATCCTTTCATCGTCATGGGGAAGGGGCGTAAAACAGGAAAAATAATAACATGACCGAGGAGATGGGGTCAAACGCGTTTCGGACCGATTGCTTGACTCTATAAAGTGATTTCATATATCGTAAGGAGTAAACGAACTCTATAATATGGAAGAAGGTCGATATGAGAGAGTCCGCAGCAATTAAGAAGTCCCACCTTCCCCTCGTGCGACATGAAATCCGTCTTCTTATC includes the following:
- a CDS encoding MTH1187 family thiamine-binding protein; its protein translation is MSPLTQGESVSEYVSRSLEIVDKSGLEYRLNPMGTVIEGPWDEVLGVVKACWERMKEDCDRVSTVIKIDYRKGKTGRLTGKIASVEKTLGRKLQT
- a CDS encoding aminomethyl transferase family protein, with product MPTLPLQALHQQRGARLLIHEEWELPADYGDSLAEYRSIREGVGIADLSFQGLFLISGRDQISFLQNLVSNDLTNLPPQRGLYATLLTAKGRVLSDFYLYPLSDAIVMEVEGTNAKKTFEQLMRFKLRSQVKIETPAWGHLLVSGPQARPLLALLLGSLPEMEEKSFFQTEAGGSPLLCIKRSITGGEDYHLYLPIEGLETFWGRLFTEGAAFHPVPVGQAALEIARVEAGKPRYGIDMDEHIIPIEAGIGPEAISYTKGCYPGQEVMARIQTYGHVNKQLTGLVLEGASLPKKNDKVFQGEKELGWITSSTWSPFLKKVIAMGYLRPQIAAPETAVEVESDQIRRPAKITPLPFYHRD